The Xenorhabdus doucetiae genome has a window encoding:
- the mrdA gene encoding peptidoglycan DD-transpeptidase MrdA, translating into MKNQRTPFRDHSAESALFIRRALVAFVGVIILTGILIANLYHLQITRHEDYQTRSNGNRIKLVPIAPSRGIIYDRNGTPLATNRTIYQLEIVPQKVADLDKTLNELRSVVGLTDEDIETFQKERQRARRFTAIPLKTSLNSVQVARFSVNQYRFTGLEIKGYQRRYYPYGSALTHVIGYVAKINDKDVERLEKEGILPDYSATHDIGKLGIERYYESILHGKPGYEEVEVNNRGKVIRQLHEQPPQAGKDIYLSIDLELQTYIEEILTTSRAGVVVTDPRTGEVLAMVSNPSYDPNLFVDGISSKDYKSLLNDPNRPLINRATQGAYPPASTVKPFIAVAALSSDVITKNTTTNNPGWWQLPGSDKRYRDWKRWGHGKLNVHKAIVESADTFFYQLAYDMGIDRLSEWMTKFGYGEFTGIDLKEENPGNMPNREWKLKRYKKPWYQGDTISVGIGQGYWTATPMQMVKALMILINDGEVKTPHFLMNTRVNGEMQPYQPPVQEPIGDIHSGYWEIAKDGMYGVANAPNGTARRSFAGTPYKAAVKSGTAQVFSYETYNASKLAEHLRDHKLMIAFAPYDNPTVAVSIILENGGSGPPVGTIVRQILDHILLRSTKKDAN; encoded by the coding sequence ATGAAGAATCAACGAACCCCTTTTCGCGATCACTCGGCTGAATCGGCCTTATTCATACGCCGCGCACTCGTGGCGTTTGTCGGCGTTATCATTTTAACGGGCATCCTGATTGCCAATCTCTATCATCTCCAGATTACACGCCATGAAGATTACCAAACCCGCTCGAATGGCAATCGGATTAAGCTCGTTCCCATCGCGCCAAGCAGGGGCATTATTTATGACCGTAATGGCACACCGCTGGCAACTAACCGAACCATTTATCAGCTAGAAATCGTGCCACAAAAAGTCGCTGATCTTGATAAGACACTCAATGAGCTGCGCTCTGTCGTTGGGCTTACCGATGAAGATATCGAGACCTTCCAAAAAGAGCGTCAACGTGCACGTCGTTTTACTGCCATTCCCCTGAAAACATCATTGAACTCAGTTCAGGTTGCCCGGTTCTCCGTCAATCAATATCGTTTTACCGGGCTGGAAATCAAGGGCTACCAACGTCGTTATTATCCTTATGGCTCCGCCCTCACCCATGTGATCGGCTATGTTGCCAAAATCAACGATAAGGATGTCGAACGGCTGGAAAAAGAAGGTATTCTGCCAGACTACTCCGCTACCCATGATATCGGGAAACTGGGCATTGAACGTTATTATGAATCCATCTTGCATGGCAAACCCGGTTATGAAGAAGTCGAAGTCAACAATCGGGGGAAAGTGATCCGCCAACTGCATGAACAGCCGCCACAGGCTGGCAAAGATATTTACCTGTCAATCGATTTAGAACTGCAAACCTATATTGAAGAGATACTGACAACCAGCCGTGCTGGTGTCGTGGTTACCGATCCCCGTACCGGGGAAGTGTTAGCGATGGTGTCCAACCCCAGCTACGATCCGAATCTGTTTGTCGATGGCATTTCGAGCAAGGACTACAAATCCCTGCTCAATGACCCCAATCGCCCCTTAATTAACCGGGCCACACAAGGGGCTTACCCACCCGCATCAACGGTAAAACCGTTTATTGCCGTTGCCGCCCTCAGCAGTGATGTGATTACCAAGAACACCACGACCAATAATCCCGGTTGGTGGCAACTGCCAGGCTCAGACAAACGTTACCGTGACTGGAAACGCTGGGGGCATGGCAAGCTGAATGTCCATAAAGCCATTGTCGAATCAGCGGATACTTTTTTCTATCAACTCGCCTATGATATGGGTATCGATAGACTGTCTGAATGGATGACAAAATTTGGCTATGGCGAATTTACGGGCATTGATTTGAAAGAAGAAAATCCCGGCAATATGCCTAACCGTGAATGGAAACTCAAACGCTATAAAAAGCCGTGGTATCAAGGCGATACGATTTCCGTAGGTATCGGCCAGGGATACTGGACGGCAACGCCTATGCAGATGGTTAAGGCCCTGATGATCTTGATTAATGATGGTGAAGTGAAAACACCGCATTTCCTGATGAATACTCGCGTCAATGGCGAAATGCAACCTTACCAGCCCCCAGTCCAAGAGCCTATTGGGGATATTCATTCTGGCTATTGGGAAATCGCCAAAGATGGCATGTATGGTGTTGCCAATGCCCCAAATGGCACAGCCCGCCGATCCTTTGCCGGTACGCCCTATAAAGCGGCTGTTAAATCAGGGACGGCTCAGGTTTTCAGTTATGAAACCTACAATGCCAGCAAACTGGCTGAACATCTGCGTGATCACAAGTTGATGATTGCCTTTGCACCCTATGACAATCCAACGGTTGCCGTTTCCATCATCCTTGAAAATGGGGGATCTGGACCGCCTGTCGGCACGATCGTTCGTCAAATTCTGGATCATATTTTACTTAGGTCTACCAAAAAAGATGCTAATTGA
- a CDS encoding amino acid ABC transporter ATP-binding protein, with amino-acid sequence MISLKNVSKWYGQFQVLTDCSTEVKKGEVVVVCGPSGSGKSTLIKTVNGLEPVQQGEIRVNDTKVNDKNTNLAQLRSKVGMVFQHFELFPHLSIIENLTLAQVKVLKRDKKAATEKGLKLLERVGLASHADKFPAQLSGGQQQRVAIARALCMDPIAMLFDEPTSALDPEMINEVLDVMVELANEGMTMMVVTHEMGFARKVAHRVIFMDEGKIVEDSQKDDFFANPKSERARDFLAKILH; translated from the coding sequence ATGATTTCCCTGAAAAATGTATCCAAGTGGTATGGCCAATTTCAGGTTCTGACTGACTGCTCGACGGAAGTCAAAAAAGGCGAGGTCGTTGTGGTCTGCGGGCCTTCGGGTTCCGGTAAATCCACACTGATAAAAACGGTCAATGGCCTTGAACCTGTCCAGCAAGGTGAAATTCGCGTAAACGACACCAAAGTCAATGACAAGAATACCAATCTGGCCCAATTGCGTTCCAAAGTCGGGATGGTGTTTCAGCACTTTGAACTTTTCCCTCACCTATCCATCATTGAGAATCTGACTCTGGCTCAGGTCAAGGTGTTGAAGCGTGATAAGAAAGCAGCGACTGAAAAGGGATTAAAACTGCTGGAGCGAGTTGGGTTAGCCAGCCATGCGGATAAATTCCCGGCACAACTCTCCGGCGGTCAGCAACAACGTGTTGCCATTGCCCGTGCACTCTGCATGGACCCGATTGCGATGCTGTTTGATGAGCCGACGTCTGCACTTGATCCTGAAATGATTAATGAAGTGCTGGATGTGATGGTGGAATTGGCGAACGAAGGCATGACCATGATGGTGGTCACCCACGAGATGGGATTTGCCAGGAAGGTGGCGCACCGCGTTATTTTCATGGATGAAGGCAAAATTGTCGAAGACAGTCAGAAAGACGATTTCTTTGCCAACCCAAAATCAGAGCGCGCCCGCGATTTTCTGGCGAAAATTCTGCACTGA
- the lptE gene encoding LPS assembly lipoprotein LptE gives MVKRVVRNGVGNHLRHHIFTLLLGLAVLVTAGCGFHLRGTTQVPKELQTLQLSSGDPYGPLARAVRQQLRLNDVKIIENGDASLPILKLVGSNENKETVSVFQDGKSAERLLVLSVDAQVLMPDGSIYPLRAKVDRSFFDNPLEALAKDAENELVQQEMREQAARQLMRQLLTVHSAELLKAEEKQKAVATQKP, from the coding sequence GTGGTAAAACGTGTGGTAAGAAATGGTGTAGGTAATCATCTACGGCATCATATTTTCACGTTGTTGCTCGGGTTGGCGGTGCTGGTCACCGCTGGCTGTGGTTTTCATCTTCGGGGCACAACACAAGTACCAAAAGAGCTTCAAACATTGCAATTAAGTTCTGGTGACCCTTACGGGCCTCTGGCACGAGCAGTGCGTCAGCAACTTCGTCTTAATGATGTCAAAATTATTGAAAATGGCGATGCTTCACTACCTATCCTGAAACTGGTTGGCTCTAATGAAAATAAAGAGACAGTTTCTGTCTTTCAGGATGGCAAATCGGCAGAACGTCTGTTGGTACTGAGTGTTGATGCTCAGGTTCTGATGCCGGATGGCAGCATCTATCCATTGCGGGCAAAGGTTGATCGTTCTTTCTTCGATAACCCGTTGGAAGCGCTGGCAAAAGATGCAGAAAATGAACTGGTTCAACAGGAAATGCGCGAACAGGCTGCCCGTCAGCTAATGCGCCAATTATTGACCGTTCATAGTGCTGAGCTGCTGAAAGCCGAAGAAAAACAGAAAGCGGTGGCTACACAGAAACCATGA
- the holA gene encoding DNA polymerase III subunit delta — MIRLYPEQLFSQLNEGLRGSYLLWGNEPLLLQESQDNIRKVAEQHGFMEHFTFALDNHTDWDEIFSLCQSLSLFANRQSLNLLLPENGPNAAMAERLTKLSGLLHADILLILRGHKLTKAQENSPWFKAIGQNGVYVSCLTPEQNRLPQWVAQRAKNKGLLLENEANQLLCYCYEGNLLALAQALERLSLLYPDNRLTLPRVEEAVSDAAHFSPYHWVDALLAGKIKRAWHILKQLRQEDTEAVILLRTVQRELMLLLVLKRQYTTTPLKALFDQHKVWQNRRALLSTALQRLSQRELQSAIHLLTQMELRVKQDYSQSIWADLETLSMLLCGKPLPENFLNA; from the coding sequence ATGATCCGACTTTATCCTGAACAACTTTTCTCGCAGCTCAATGAAGGGCTGCGAGGCAGCTACCTGTTGTGGGGCAACGAACCCTTACTCTTGCAGGAAAGTCAGGACAACATCCGCAAAGTGGCTGAACAGCATGGATTTATGGAGCATTTCACCTTCGCATTGGATAACCATACCGATTGGGATGAAATTTTCAGTCTCTGTCAGTCACTTAGCCTGTTTGCCAACCGTCAGTCCCTTAACCTGCTGCTGCCGGAAAATGGTCCTAATGCCGCAATGGCAGAACGGCTGACCAAACTGTCGGGGCTGCTGCATGCTGATATCTTGCTGATATTGCGTGGACACAAGCTCACCAAGGCGCAAGAAAACAGCCCGTGGTTCAAGGCGATTGGGCAAAATGGCGTATACGTCAGTTGCCTGACACCTGAGCAGAATCGCCTGCCACAATGGGTGGCACAACGCGCCAAAAACAAGGGGCTCTTACTGGAAAATGAAGCCAATCAGCTACTGTGCTATTGCTATGAAGGAAACTTATTGGCACTGGCTCAGGCTCTGGAACGTCTTTCCCTGCTCTATCCTGATAATCGATTGACACTTCCTCGTGTAGAAGAAGCCGTCAGTGATGCGGCTCACTTTTCCCCCTATCATTGGGTTGATGCTTTGCTGGCCGGAAAAATAAAACGGGCATGGCATATATTGAAACAACTTCGGCAAGAAGATACTGAGGCGGTTATTTTGCTGCGTACTGTACAGCGGGAGCTCATGCTACTTCTGGTACTTAAACGTCAATATACCACTACTCCGTTGAAGGCTTTGTTTGATCAACACAAGGTTTGGCAAAATCGCCGGGCATTGCTGTCAACCGCATTACAGCGTCTGTCACAACGAGAACTGCAATCTGCCATCCATTTGTTGACCCAGATGGAACTGCGTGTCAAACAGGATTATAGCCAATCCATTTGGGCTGACCTGGAAACGCTTTCTATGTTGTTATGCGGAAAACCATTACCAGAGAACTTCCTGAATGCCTGA
- the dacA gene encoding D-alanyl-D-alanine carboxypeptidase DacA, which translates to MKYLVTSRFIKSATFGIALAASISASANADDNFKTMIPGVPELDSEAYILIDYNSGKVLAEKNADIRRDPASLTKMMTSYVIGQAIKSGKIGPNDIVTVGKDAWATGNPIFKGSSLMFLKPGDQVSVAMLSRGINLQSGNDACVAMADYVAGSQDAFVNLMNQYVQSLGLKNTHFQTVHGLDANGQYSSAHDMALIGQALIRDVPDEYSIYKEKEFTYNNIRQPNRNGLLWDQSLNVDGIKTGHTSGAGYNLVASATEGNMRLISAVMGSPTFKGRETDSKKLLTWGFRFFETVSPLQVGKEFASEPIWFGDTDKVQLGVDKDVYLTIPRGRLKDLKASYVLDNTELHAPLAKNQVVGTINFQLDGKTIEQRPLVVMQEVQEGGFFSRIIDYIRLMFHHWFG; encoded by the coding sequence ATGAAATACCTAGTTACTTCCCGTTTTATCAAAAGTGCCACTTTTGGCATTGCCCTGGCTGCCAGCATTTCTGCATCTGCCAACGCGGATGATAATTTCAAGACCATGATCCCCGGTGTACCAGAACTGGATTCAGAAGCCTATATTCTGATTGATTACAACTCAGGAAAGGTATTAGCTGAAAAGAATGCGGATATCCGCCGCGATCCCGCCAGTTTGACCAAAATGATGACCAGCTATGTTATTGGTCAGGCCATCAAATCAGGAAAAATCGGCCCGAATGATATCGTTACAGTAGGTAAAGATGCTTGGGCAACGGGTAATCCGATCTTTAAAGGCTCATCCTTAATGTTTTTAAAACCGGGTGACCAAGTTTCTGTCGCGATGCTCTCCCGCGGTATCAACTTGCAATCTGGCAACGACGCCTGTGTCGCTATGGCAGATTATGTGGCAGGCAGCCAAGATGCCTTCGTCAACCTGATGAATCAATATGTGCAAAGTCTGGGGCTGAAAAACACCCATTTTCAAACTGTTCACGGTCTGGATGCTAACGGTCAATATAGCTCTGCCCATGATATGGCACTGATTGGGCAGGCTCTCATCCGCGATGTACCGGATGAATATTCTATTTACAAAGAAAAAGAGTTTACTTACAACAATATCCGTCAGCCTAATCGTAATGGCTTACTCTGGGATCAGAGCCTGAATGTTGACGGTATTAAAACAGGCCACACCAGCGGCGCAGGATATAACCTGGTTGCTTCTGCTACCGAAGGCAATATGCGCCTGATTTCTGCGGTGATGGGCAGTCCAACCTTCAAGGGACGTGAAACCGACAGCAAAAAATTACTGACATGGGGCTTCCGTTTCTTCGAAACAGTTTCACCACTGCAAGTTGGTAAAGAATTCGCCTCAGAACCCATTTGGTTTGGTGATACAGATAAGGTTCAACTGGGTGTTGACAAAGATGTTTACCTAACGATCCCTCGTGGCCGCTTAAAAGACCTGAAAGCCAGCTATGTATTGGATAATACCGAACTACATGCACCACTGGCTAAAAATCAAGTTGTTGGCACGATCAACTTCCAGCTTGATGGCAAAACCATCGAACAACGTCCATTGGTCGTGATGCAGGAAGTCCAAGAAGGTGGTTTTTTCAGCCGCATCATCGACTATATCCGACTGATGTTCCATCACTGGTTCGGTTAA
- the rsfS gene encoding ribosome silencing factor has product MILLQGTELQQFVIDKLEDSKAQDIVSIDVRGKSSITDCMIICTGTSNRHLMSVADNLVDDCREAGIMPLGVEGQGISDWIVVDLGEIMVHVMQEDSRRMYELEKLWS; this is encoded by the coding sequence GTGATCCTTTTGCAAGGCACAGAACTACAACAATTTGTTATTGATAAGCTTGAAGATTCCAAAGCACAAGATATTGTTTCTATAGATGTTCGCGGAAAATCCAGCATTACTGACTGTATGATCATCTGCACCGGAACATCAAACCGCCACCTGATGTCTGTGGCTGATAATCTGGTGGATGACTGCCGCGAAGCTGGCATCATGCCGTTAGGTGTTGAAGGACAAGGCATTTCAGACTGGATAGTCGTCGATCTTGGCGAAATCATGGTCCATGTGATGCAGGAAGACAGCCGCCGTATGTACGAATTGGAAAAACTCTGGAGCTGA
- the nadD gene encoding nicotinate-nucleotide adenylyltransferase encodes MPDSIDSIKTDAQNINSANTASPVIQALFGGTFDPIHYGHLRPVEALAQLVGLKQVILLPNHVPPHRPQPEATAQQRLEMVRLAVRDNPLFTVDTRELERQSPSYTIETLKSFRQEIGEQHPLAFIIGQDSLQTLHTWYKWEELLDICHLLVCSRPGYQSQLSAPGMQSWLEKHQISSPLPLSQKPHGYIYPATTPLLNISATDIRQRHQQGISCDDLLPPSIQNYIDAQGLYKK; translated from the coding sequence ATGCCTGACTCTATTGATTCCATCAAGACCGACGCTCAAAATATTAACTCAGCAAATACGGCCTCTCCGGTAATTCAGGCGCTATTCGGGGGTACGTTCGATCCCATCCATTATGGTCATTTGCGGCCTGTGGAAGCCTTGGCTCAATTAGTGGGACTCAAACAGGTTATCTTATTACCTAATCACGTTCCCCCACACCGCCCTCAACCAGAAGCAACGGCCCAACAACGGCTGGAAATGGTTCGTCTGGCCGTGCGGGATAACCCGCTGTTTACGGTGGACACCCGTGAGCTGGAACGACAATCGCCCTCTTACACCATAGAAACGCTGAAATCCTTTCGTCAGGAAATCGGTGAACAACACCCACTGGCATTCATTATTGGGCAAGACTCATTACAAACTCTCCATACCTGGTATAAGTGGGAAGAACTGCTCGATATTTGTCATCTGTTGGTCTGCTCCCGCCCCGGTTATCAAAGCCAACTTTCGGCTCCGGGCATGCAATCATGGCTTGAAAAGCACCAAATAAGTTCTCCACTCCCATTAAGCCAAAAACCACACGGTTATATTTACCCGGCCACCACTCCGTTATTAAACATTTCAGCAACGGATATTCGCCAACGTCATCAGCAAGGGATAAGCTGTGATGATTTGCTTCCTCCATCGATACAAAATTATATCGATGCACAGGGGCTATATAAGAAATAA
- the mrdB gene encoding peptidoglycan glycosyltransferase MrdB (rod shape-determining protein RodA) codes for MTDSSNKVPFWTRLHIDIPLLLCVMALLAYSLFIMWSASGQDVDMMERKIGQVIMGLIVMIVFAQIPPRIYENWAPYLYIACVILLIFVDVFGQISKGAQRWLDLGIVRFQPSEIAKIAVPLMVARFMNRDLCPPTLKNTGIALVLTFVPTLLVAAQPDLGTSILIAASGVFILFLAGMNWKLIGVAVLLLACFIPILWFFLMHDYQRARVMMLLDPESDPLGKGYHIIQSKIAIGSGGIFGKGWLQGTQSQLEFLPERHTDFIFAVLSEELGLIGVLILLGLYLLVIVRGLFIATKAQNTFGRVMVGGLILIFFVYVFVNIGMVSGILPVVGVPLPLISYGGSALIVLMAGFGIIMSIHTHRKLLSKSL; via the coding sequence ATGACAGACTCATCAAACAAGGTTCCTTTCTGGACCCGGCTACATATCGATATTCCATTACTGTTATGCGTAATGGCATTGCTGGCCTACAGTCTTTTCATTATGTGGAGTGCCAGTGGGCAAGACGTTGATATGATGGAGCGTAAAATAGGGCAGGTCATCATGGGGCTTATCGTGATGATCGTCTTCGCTCAGATCCCGCCACGCATATACGAAAATTGGGCACCTTATCTCTATATTGCCTGTGTCATTCTGCTGATCTTTGTTGATGTTTTTGGCCAGATTAGTAAGGGAGCGCAGCGTTGGCTGGATCTGGGTATTGTGCGTTTCCAACCATCAGAAATTGCCAAAATCGCCGTCCCCCTGATGGTCGCTCGCTTTATGAATCGGGATCTCTGCCCACCCACACTGAAAAACACCGGCATTGCACTGGTTTTGACCTTTGTCCCTACCCTATTGGTCGCAGCGCAACCCGATTTAGGCACCTCGATTCTGATTGCCGCTTCCGGGGTCTTTATCCTGTTTTTAGCGGGAATGAATTGGAAGCTCATCGGCGTTGCCGTGTTACTGCTGGCCTGTTTTATTCCCATATTGTGGTTTTTCCTGATGCACGATTACCAGCGTGCCCGCGTGATGATGTTATTGGACCCAGAAAGTGATCCCTTGGGCAAAGGCTATCATATCATTCAGTCCAAAATTGCCATTGGCTCAGGGGGAATATTTGGCAAAGGTTGGCTACAAGGCACCCAATCACAGTTGGAATTCCTGCCGGAACGACATACCGATTTTATTTTCGCGGTTCTGTCTGAAGAGTTGGGGTTGATTGGCGTGCTTATTTTGCTCGGCCTCTACTTGCTGGTGATTGTGCGTGGTTTGTTTATTGCCACCAAAGCACAGAATACCTTTGGCCGGGTGATGGTCGGCGGGTTGATACTGATTTTCTTTGTCTATGTTTTTGTCAATATCGGCATGGTAAGCGGTATCCTGCCGGTCGTCGGTGTTCCCCTGCCGTTGATCAGTTATGGGGGATCAGCATTAATTGTCCTGATGGCGGGGTTCGGCATTATCATGTCGATACATACGCATCGTAAGTTATTGTCCAAAAGTTTATGA
- the rlmH gene encoding 23S rRNA (pseudouridine(1915)-N(3))-methyltransferase RlmH: protein MKLQLVAVGTKMPDWVQTGFMDYLHRFPKDMPFELIEIPAGKRGKNADIKRILEKEGEQMLAAVGKGNRIVTLDIPGARWDTPQLAQQLERWKLDGRNVSLLIGGPEGLAPACKAAAEQSWSLSPLTLPHPLVRVLVAESLYRAWSITTNHPYHRE, encoded by the coding sequence TTGAAGTTACAACTGGTCGCTGTAGGAACAAAAATGCCGGACTGGGTACAGACCGGCTTCATGGATTATTTGCATCGTTTTCCCAAGGATATGCCTTTTGAGCTGATTGAAATCCCCGCGGGAAAACGGGGCAAAAATGCGGATATCAAGCGCATTCTGGAAAAAGAAGGCGAACAGATGCTGGCCGCTGTTGGTAAAGGCAACCGTATTGTGACACTGGATATTCCAGGCGCTCGCTGGGATACCCCACAATTAGCACAGCAGCTTGAACGCTGGAAGCTGGATGGCAGAAATGTCAGTCTGTTGATTGGTGGCCCTGAAGGTTTGGCGCCAGCCTGCAAAGCCGCCGCGGAACAAAGCTGGTCACTTTCTCCCTTAACCCTGCCACATCCTCTTGTACGGGTTCTGGTTGCGGAAAGCCTTTATCGAGCGTGGAGCATCACGACTAACCACCCTTATCATCGGGAATAA
- the leuS gene encoding leucine--tRNA ligase, with product MQEQYRPEDIEQQVQLHWQEKQTFKVTEDNSKEKYYCLSMLPYPSGRLHMGHVRNYTIGDVISRYQRMLGKNVLQPIGWDAFGLPAEGAAVKNNTAPAPWTYSNIEYMKNQLKMLGFGYDWDREVTTCTPEYYRWEQWFFTQLYEKGLVYKKTSAVNWCPHDLTVLANEQVIDGCCWRCDSQVERKEIPQWFIKITDYAEELLNDLDKLEDWPEQVKTMQRNWIGRSEGVEITFNVADSQEKLTVYTTRPDTFMGATYVAVAAGHPLAKHAAENNPELAAFINECRNTKVAEADMATMEKKGVPTGLFAIHPLTNEKIAIWAANFVLMEYGTGAVMAVPAHDQRDWEFATKYNLPMKAVILDNEGNVPNLQDAAATDKNALVNSGEFSGLNHEAGFNAIADKLVAMGVGQRKVNYRLRDWGVSRQRYWGAPIPMATREDGTVVPVPADQLPVILPEDVVMDGITSPIKADPEWAKTTINGQPALLETDTFDTFMESSWYYARYTCPDYDKGMLDPAAANYWLPVDQYIGGIEHAIMHLMYFRFFHKLMRDTGLVNSDEPAKRLLCQGMVLAEAFYYTGNSGEKVWVSPADAIVERDEKGRFVKATDKDGHELVYTGMSKMSKSKNNGIDPQTMVDKYGADTVRLFMMFAAPPELTLEWQESGVEGANRFLKRVWRLVYEHSNKGATQPLDVNNLTTEQKDLRRDLHKTIAKVTDDIGRRQAFNTAVAAIMELMNKLTRAPQETEQDRALMQEALIAVVRMLSPITPHACFVMWRALGNEGDIDTAAWPQADEQAMVDDTKLVIIQINGKVRGRITVPADAAKEHVQEMATQEHSVKKYLEDVSIRKVIYVPGKLLNLVVG from the coding sequence ATGCAAGAACAATATCGTCCAGAAGACATAGAACAACAAGTCCAGCTTCATTGGCAAGAGAAGCAAACGTTCAAAGTGACAGAAGACAACAGCAAAGAAAAATACTACTGCTTGTCTATGCTACCTTATCCTTCTGGCCGACTACATATGGGCCATGTCCGTAATTACACCATTGGTGATGTGATTTCCCGTTACCAGCGCATGCTGGGCAAAAACGTACTGCAACCTATCGGTTGGGATGCATTTGGTCTGCCGGCAGAAGGCGCGGCGGTCAAGAATAATACCGCGCCAGCCCCGTGGACTTATTCCAACATTGAGTACATGAAAAACCAGTTAAAAATGCTGGGTTTTGGCTATGACTGGGATCGTGAAGTGACGACCTGTACGCCGGAATACTATCGCTGGGAACAGTGGTTCTTCACTCAATTGTACGAAAAGGGCCTGGTATACAAAAAAACGTCCGCCGTTAACTGGTGCCCACATGACCTGACGGTTCTCGCCAATGAGCAGGTTATTGATGGCTGCTGCTGGCGTTGTGATTCTCAGGTTGAGCGTAAAGAGATCCCACAATGGTTTATCAAGATCACCGATTACGCAGAAGAGTTGCTTAATGATCTGGATAAACTGGAAGATTGGCCTGAACAGGTCAAAACCATGCAGCGCAACTGGATTGGCCGTTCTGAAGGTGTCGAAATCACCTTCAATGTGGCCGACAGCCAAGAAAAACTGACCGTTTATACCACTCGCCCGGATACTTTCATGGGCGCCACCTATGTCGCCGTCGCGGCGGGTCATCCTCTGGCCAAACACGCGGCGGAAAATAACCCTGAACTGGCAGCATTCATTAACGAATGCCGTAATACCAAAGTTGCCGAAGCGGATATGGCAACCATGGAGAAGAAAGGTGTACCAACAGGCCTGTTCGCCATCCACCCATTGACCAACGAAAAGATCGCTATCTGGGCTGCCAACTTTGTCCTGATGGAGTACGGCACAGGCGCAGTGATGGCGGTTCCGGCACACGATCAGCGCGATTGGGAATTTGCCACCAAGTACAACCTGCCAATGAAAGCCGTTATCCTTGACAACGAGGGTAATGTACCAAACCTTCAGGACGCGGCGGCTACAGATAAAAATGCACTGGTCAATTCCGGTGAATTCAGCGGCCTGAACCATGAAGCAGGCTTCAATGCTATCGCTGACAAACTGGTTGCCATGGGTGTCGGCCAACGTAAAGTGAATTACCGCCTGCGTGACTGGGGTGTTTCCCGCCAACGTTATTGGGGCGCCCCAATTCCCATGGCAACACGGGAAGATGGCACGGTGGTTCCTGTTCCAGCCGATCAATTACCGGTCATTTTGCCGGAAGATGTTGTGATGGATGGGATCACCAGCCCAATCAAGGCTGATCCTGAATGGGCAAAAACTACCATCAACGGCCAACCGGCGCTGCTTGAAACCGATACCTTTGATACTTTCATGGAATCCTCATGGTATTACGCGCGCTATACCTGCCCAGATTATGATAAAGGTATGCTGGACCCGGCGGCGGCTAACTATTGGTTGCCCGTGGATCAATACATTGGTGGTATTGAACACGCCATCATGCACCTGATGTATTTCCGTTTCTTCCATAAATTGATGCGCGATACTGGTCTGGTCAACTCGGATGAACCCGCTAAGCGCCTGCTGTGCCAAGGCATGGTTCTGGCTGAAGCCTTCTACTACACAGGTAACAGCGGCGAGAAAGTCTGGGTATCTCCGGCTGATGCCATTGTTGAGCGTGATGAGAAAGGCCGCTTTGTGAAAGCAACGGATAAAGATGGCCATGAACTGGTTTATACCGGCATGAGCAAGATGTCGAAATCCAAGAACAACGGCATCGATCCCCAAACGATGGTCGATAAATACGGCGCGGATACCGTCCGTCTGTTCATGATGTTCGCGGCACCACCAGAGCTAACGCTGGAATGGCAAGAATCTGGCGTGGAAGGGGCTAACCGCTTCCTGAAACGTGTTTGGCGTCTGGTTTACGAACACAGCAACAAAGGGGCAACTCAGCCACTGGATGTTAATAACCTGACGACAGAACAGAAAGATCTGCGCCGTGACTTGCACAAAACCATCGCGAAAGTCACTGATGATATTGGTCGCCGTCAAGCGTTCAATACCGCCGTTGCCGCCATCATGGAGCTGATGAATAAACTGACGCGTGCGCCACAGGAAACAGAGCAAGATCGCGCTCTGATGCAGGAAGCACTCATTGCGGTTGTCCGTATGCTTTCACCTATCACGCCACACGCTTGCTTTGTGATGTGGAGAGCGCTTGGCAATGAGGGCGATATTGACACGGCGGCATGGCCACAAGCTGATGAGCAGGCCATGGTAGACGATACTAAGCTGGTCATTATTCAAATTAATGGTAAGGTGCGTGGTCGCATTACTGTACCCGCAGATGCAGCAAAAGAGCACGTCCAAGAGATGGCGACACAAGAACACAGTGTGAAGAAATATCTTGAAGACGTCAGTATCCGCAAAGTCATCTATGTTCCAGGTAAATTACTGAATCTGGTTGTAGGTTGA